The Kroppenstedtia pulmonis genome has a segment encoding these proteins:
- the hisB gene encoding imidazoleglycerol-phosphate dehydratase HisB, giving the protein MNKRIARIQRETKETCVELALNLDGSGTVDLKTGVPFLDHMLELFATHGLFDLTVTAQGDTDVDDHHTVEDIAICLGWAIKEALGDKRGIRRYGQAWVPMDEALGQVVMDLSNRPHLEFKGEFPSQKVGRFDTELIHEFFWKLALEGRMNLHALIHYGRNTHHMSECLFKALGRALDEAVQFDPRISSVPSSKGVL; this is encoded by the coding sequence ATGAATAAGCGAATCGCACGTATTCAGAGGGAAACGAAAGAAACCTGTGTGGAGCTCGCCCTTAATTTGGACGGTTCCGGGACTGTCGATTTGAAAACCGGAGTGCCATTTTTGGATCATATGTTGGAGCTGTTTGCCACTCATGGTTTGTTTGACCTCACCGTAACGGCTCAAGGTGACACGGATGTGGATGATCATCACACCGTGGAGGATATCGCCATCTGTCTGGGATGGGCCATTAAAGAGGCTTTAGGGGATAAAAGAGGCATTCGCCGTTATGGTCAGGCCTGGGTTCCTATGGATGAAGCATTGGGGCAAGTTGTGATGGACTTGTCCAATCGGCCTCACCTGGAATTTAAGGGGGAATTCCCCAGCCAGAAAGTTGGCCGGTTTGATACGGAACTCATCCATGAGTTTTTCTGGAAACTGGCATTGGAGGGAAGGATGAACCTTCATGCCCTGATTCACTATGGAAGAAACACCCACCACATGAGCGAATGCCTGTTTAAGGCCTTGGGGCGGGCTCTGGATGAGGCTGTCCAATTCGACCCTCGTATCAGCTCAGTTCCTTCATCGAAAGGAGTATTATAG
- the hisH gene encoding imidazole glycerol phosphate synthase subunit HisH, producing MIAIIDYGMGNLHSVSQALERMNHPWRISADPNVIRSADGVILPGVGAFGDAMMELKQRNLITVIKEVAREGKPFLGICLGMQLLFTGSDEHGYHQGLNLLPGHVVRFNGNYKIPHMGWNELRFERPHPFFQGIEDGYAYFVHSYHVLPDNAADILAMTDYYQPVTAMIGRGNLFGMQFHPEKSGETGRRLLNRFAYLCRERVGLR from the coding sequence ATGATAGCGATTATCGACTATGGCATGGGGAACCTGCACAGTGTGAGTCAGGCTTTGGAACGGATGAATCATCCCTGGCGGATTTCAGCGGACCCAAATGTGATCCGTTCCGCTGACGGGGTCATTTTACCGGGAGTGGGGGCCTTCGGGGATGCGATGATGGAACTGAAGCAAAGGAATTTAATTACGGTCATCAAGGAAGTGGCCCGGGAGGGCAAACCCTTTCTCGGAATCTGTTTGGGTATGCAGCTCTTGTTTACCGGAAGCGACGAGCATGGGTACCATCAAGGTTTGAATCTGTTGCCGGGACATGTGGTTCGCTTCAATGGTAATTACAAAATTCCTCACATGGGATGGAATGAGCTTCGCTTTGAACGACCTCATCCATTTTTTCAAGGGATAGAGGACGGATATGCCTACTTTGTTCATTCCTATCATGTTCTGCCGGATAATGCAGCGGATATCTTGGCCATGACGGATTATTATCAACCTGTAACCGCAATGATAGGTCGCGGCAATTTGTTCGGAATGCAATTTCATCCTGAAAAAAGCGGTGAAACCGGTCGCAGGCTCTTAAATCGATTTGCCTATCTGTGCCGGGAAAGGGTGGGCTTACGTTGA
- the hisA gene encoding 1-(5-phosphoribosyl)-5-[(5-phosphoribosylamino)methylideneamino]imidazole-4-carboxamide isomerase produces the protein MKFIVYPAIDVRDGRCVRLFQGDYGMETIYDNDPVAVARRWAAEGAPWLHVVDLDAARTGELLNLSIIQDIVAAVDIPVQVGGGVRDLNRLTTLLEAGVSRVVIGSAAIDNPEFVKTALGTYGHQIAMGMDVRKGFVATHGWLETSEVSPKELSTRLVRWGAETFIFTDISKDGTLAGPNIPAVRSFAKAMGKNVIASGGIRSIDDLTELAGYEEEGIGGVILGKALYTGAIDLRKALDVLKGGEGGS, from the coding sequence TTGAAGTTCATTGTATATCCCGCCATCGATGTGAGGGATGGTCGATGTGTCCGCTTGTTTCAGGGGGACTATGGTATGGAAACGATTTACGACAACGATCCGGTTGCCGTGGCCCGTCGCTGGGCGGCAGAGGGTGCTCCCTGGTTGCATGTAGTGGATCTGGATGCCGCCCGTACCGGTGAGTTGCTCAACTTGTCCATTATTCAGGATATCGTGGCGGCAGTGGATATTCCCGTGCAAGTGGGAGGCGGGGTACGGGATCTGAACCGTTTGACCACCCTGTTGGAAGCCGGGGTCTCACGGGTGGTGATCGGGTCGGCTGCCATTGACAACCCGGAGTTTGTCAAAACGGCTCTGGGTACTTATGGGCATCAAATCGCCATGGGGATGGATGTACGGAAGGGATTTGTTGCGACTCATGGGTGGTTGGAGACATCGGAAGTGTCGCCAAAGGAGTTATCCACCCGATTGGTGAGGTGGGGGGCGGAAACCTTTATTTTCACCGATATTTCCAAGGACGGTACCCTGGCCGGTCCCAATATTCCGGCAGTCCGTTCATTTGCAAAAGCGATGGGTAAAAACGTCATTGCATCAGGGGGCATCCGTTCCATTGACGACTTAACGGAACTGGCTGGATATGAGGAAGAGGGAATCGGCGGGGTGATCCTGGGCAAAGCATTATATACCGGGGCCATTGATCTGAGGAAAGCCCTTGATGTGCTGAAAGGAGGAGAGGGCGGATCGTGA
- the hisF gene encoding imidazole glycerol phosphate synthase subunit HisF yields MNTKRIIPCLDVQKGRVVKGVSFGNLRDAGDPVELAALYDRVGADELVLLDISTSLEERKTMTEVIRKAAGVLSIPLTVGGGIHNTEDMLRLLRAGADKVSVNTAAVKTPDLVKAGAKRFGSQCIVVAIDACYDSREKDWFVYTHGGRRRTNHRVLDWVQEVVELGAGEILLTSMDQDGRKNGYDLDLTRTVSDQVSVPVIASGGAGKEEHFVELFNRTEADAALAASIFHYHEVSIPGLKKRLKEQGVPIR; encoded by the coding sequence GTGAATACCAAGCGGATTATTCCTTGTTTGGACGTACAGAAGGGACGTGTGGTAAAAGGGGTTTCCTTTGGCAATCTAAGGGATGCAGGTGACCCGGTGGAATTGGCGGCCCTGTATGATCGGGTCGGTGCCGATGAGTTGGTTCTTTTGGATATATCCACTTCCCTTGAAGAACGCAAGACCATGACCGAAGTGATTCGAAAGGCAGCGGGGGTTTTAAGTATACCTCTTACTGTCGGCGGCGGGATCCATAATACGGAGGATATGTTGCGCCTGCTCCGGGCTGGTGCAGACAAGGTATCCGTCAATACCGCCGCTGTGAAAACACCCGATTTAGTGAAAGCCGGGGCTAAACGCTTCGGCTCCCAATGCATCGTAGTGGCCATTGATGCTTGCTATGATTCCAGGGAAAAAGACTGGTTTGTTTACACCCATGGTGGACGGCGCAGGACAAACCACCGAGTGCTGGATTGGGTGCAAGAGGTGGTGGAATTAGGTGCGGGGGAGATCCTGCTTACCAGTATGGATCAGGATGGCCGCAAAAACGGTTATGATCTGGATCTGACCCGGACCGTGTCTGATCAGGTTTCTGTCCCTGTGATTGCATCCGGCGGTGCCGGAAAGGAAGAGCATTTTGTGGAACTTTTTAATCGAACGGAAGCTGATGCCGCTTTAGCCGCTTCCATCTTTCATTACCATGAGGTGAGTATTCCCGGATTGAAGAAAAGATTGAAGGAGCAGGGGGTGCCGATTCGTTGA
- the hisIE gene encoding bifunctional phosphoribosyl-AMP cyclohydrolase/phosphoribosyl-ATP diphosphatase HisIE encodes MKQIPELSKINYDSNGLIPAIVQDAVSKEVLTLAYMNEESLRKTLETKETWFWSRSRQRLWHKGETSGHTQRVISITEDCDRDALLVRVVPSGPACHTGKYSCFTRPDSPVLSDRFAILNQLEQVIARRGTEKPKDSYTTYLFQEGVDKILKKVGEEAGEVIIAAKNRSPDELAWEISDLLYHLLVLLREQNLPLDRVLQELQQRHGGD; translated from the coding sequence TTGAAACAGATACCGGAACTTTCCAAAATCAACTATGACAGTAACGGTCTGATCCCTGCCATCGTCCAGGATGCTGTCAGTAAAGAAGTATTAACTTTGGCTTATATGAATGAAGAATCATTGCGCAAAACCTTGGAGACCAAGGAGACCTGGTTTTGGAGCCGTTCCCGGCAACGGTTATGGCACAAAGGGGAAACCTCGGGTCATACACAAAGGGTTATTTCCATCACCGAGGATTGTGACCGGGATGCCTTGTTGGTCCGGGTAGTACCCTCTGGTCCCGCATGTCATACCGGAAAGTATTCCTGTTTTACACGTCCGGATTCACCTGTCCTCTCAGATCGTTTTGCCATCCTGAATCAATTGGAGCAAGTGATAGCCCGTCGGGGAACAGAGAAACCGAAGGATTCCTACACCACCTATCTGTTTCAGGAAGGTGTGGATAAAATATTGAAAAAGGTGGGGGAAGAAGCAGGAGAAGTAATCATTGCTGCTAAAAATCGTTCTCCTGATGAGTTGGCATGGGAGATTTCCGATTTACTGTACCACCTCCTTGTTTTACTGCGGGAGCAAAACCTTCCCTTGGATCGGGTCTTGCAGGAGTTGCAACAAAGACATGGCGGTGATTGA
- a CDS encoding ribose-phosphate diphosphokinase, producing MDSKGLMIFSGSSHPSLVKKIADELHIRPGKIRLGRFKSGEIYVHYEESIRNTEVYLVQSITSPVNDHIMELLFMVDAARRASARTINVVLPYFGYARQEKKDAPREPISAKVVADLLHTVGVDRVITLDLHAPAIQGFFNIPVDHLTALDLFTRYLNEKGISNPVVVSPDAGRVKTAEKLATYLDAPFAVMLKRRPAHHQAQITHIVGEVKGRTPIIIEDMIDTGNTVINVIEGLKSKGAEDAFLCATHPVFSDDTEIRLDHAGIQEVVVTDSCPIQGSLSDRFRVLSVAPLLGKAIQLIEGGGSISTLFRAGM from the coding sequence ATGGATTCCAAGGGACTCATGATTTTTTCCGGCTCTTCCCATCCGTCTTTGGTAAAGAAAATAGCGGATGAACTTCATATCCGCCCTGGGAAAATAAGGTTGGGTCGTTTTAAAAGTGGGGAAATCTATGTTCATTATGAAGAAAGCATTCGCAATACCGAGGTCTATCTGGTTCAATCCATAACATCCCCGGTCAATGATCATATCATGGAACTTCTGTTTATGGTGGATGCGGCACGTCGCGCCTCAGCCCGTACCATCAATGTTGTTTTGCCCTATTTTGGGTATGCGCGTCAGGAAAAGAAGGATGCACCCAGAGAACCCATTTCTGCTAAAGTGGTGGCGGATCTTTTGCACACAGTTGGAGTGGACCGTGTTATTACCCTTGACTTACATGCTCCGGCGATTCAGGGTTTTTTCAATATTCCTGTGGATCATTTGACTGCTCTGGACCTGTTTACTCGCTATCTGAATGAGAAAGGGATTTCCAATCCTGTGGTGGTTTCCCCTGACGCCGGGAGGGTGAAGACAGCGGAAAAGCTGGCCACCTATCTGGATGCACCCTTTGCAGTGATGTTAAAAAGACGTCCTGCCCACCATCAGGCGCAAATTACACATATTGTTGGAGAAGTGAAAGGGAGGACCCCGATTATCATCGAAGATATGATTGATACGGGAAATACCGTGATAAACGTCATCGAAGGATTGAAATCAAAAGGAGCGGAGGATGCCTTCCTTTGTGCTACACATCCGGTGTTTTCCGACGATACCGAAATCAGACTGGACCATGCCGGCATCCAGGAAGTGGTGGTGACAGATTCTTGTCCGATTCAGGGATCTTTATCCGACCGGTTTCGGGTTTTGTCTGTGGCGCCCCTTCTGGGAAAGGCGATTCAGTTAATTGAAGGAGGGGGATCCATCAGTACGTTGTTTCGAGCGGGCATGTAA
- a CDS encoding tetratricopeptide repeat protein — MKKQHAGAKEHTNERKVVRLRMDAGFFFERAVRSLDRQRFDKALKYFRLAVEKEPENPVNQCNLAGILSEMGHFDESNEVLGRILDDVDPDLSECYFYMANNAANMDDFEQAEEYLIRYLEEDPSGEFVGEAEEMLEMLAYEMGRQPRRPTSRPKNEWLKKHEEARGYLEAGQFLQAIQTLEKLVEQVPDFTAAMNNLSLAYYYTGELNRSMDTITKVLDVEPNNMHALCNLAVISQHQGDGESRDRLVRMLKKWAPFHLEHTYKLATTMGVLGEHTEALRLFRQLIKLEKNAEPGLYHCAAAAACNLGQYGQAKGYWRKAQRLDPDSEIPGFYLHQLEEWQKKNQGQVPAVSYHYQLPFEEQLLKLDDQSQDLPEQLRSNPLIRSSFFWALNHGDKETKVQVLQVFEYLADQEVEQVLRSFLTKRDEEDDLKRLALYVLNQIGAKEPYQVVLNGKETEIQHFELSQEWSDWMETWEQVLECCLAGMRGSYDIIHMNDAQIIWTEFLRHNQSRLPEIRKVQGWAAALEYVVAKLHGISLTQESVAKKHEVSSSTVRRHVRLLEQAYQAKRDPAAFSWRTK; from the coding sequence ATGAAAAAACAACATGCTGGTGCAAAAGAACATACAAATGAGCGTAAAGTGGTTCGGTTGCGTATGGACGCCGGCTTCTTTTTTGAGCGGGCAGTACGCTCTCTGGACCGGCAACGTTTTGACAAAGCGTTGAAATATTTTCGTCTGGCTGTGGAGAAAGAACCTGAAAATCCCGTTAACCAATGTAACTTAGCCGGTATTTTATCGGAGATGGGACATTTTGATGAATCCAATGAAGTCCTGGGACGGATTTTGGATGATGTGGATCCGGACTTGTCTGAATGCTATTTCTATATGGCGAACAATGCCGCCAATATGGATGATTTCGAGCAAGCCGAGGAGTATCTCATTCGCTATTTGGAGGAAGATCCAAGTGGGGAGTTTGTCGGTGAAGCTGAGGAAATGCTGGAAATGTTGGCTTACGAAATGGGCCGGCAGCCACGTCGACCGACATCACGTCCGAAAAACGAATGGCTGAAGAAGCATGAAGAGGCCAGGGGCTATTTGGAAGCGGGTCAATTTCTCCAAGCGATCCAAACTCTGGAGAAATTAGTGGAACAGGTTCCGGACTTTACAGCCGCCATGAACAATTTATCCTTGGCATATTACTATACTGGTGAACTGAACCGATCCATGGACACGATTACCAAAGTGTTGGATGTTGAACCTAACAATATGCATGCTTTGTGTAATCTGGCGGTAATCAGTCAGCACCAGGGTGATGGAGAGAGCCGGGATCGATTGGTTCGTATGCTTAAAAAGTGGGCTCCGTTTCATTTGGAGCACACATACAAATTGGCGACAACAATGGGAGTACTTGGAGAACATACAGAGGCTTTACGATTGTTTCGCCAGCTGATCAAGTTGGAGAAGAATGCTGAGCCGGGTCTGTATCACTGTGCCGCAGCTGCCGCCTGTAATTTGGGACAATATGGTCAGGCCAAGGGATATTGGCGGAAAGCACAGAGGCTGGATCCCGATTCTGAGATTCCCGGATTTTATCTGCATCAGCTGGAAGAATGGCAAAAAAAGAATCAAGGGCAGGTTCCTGCAGTCAGTTACCACTACCAACTTCCCTTTGAAGAGCAGCTTCTCAAACTGGACGACCAGAGTCAGGATCTGCCGGAACAGCTTCGCAGCAACCCATTGATTCGTTCCTCCTTTTTCTGGGCACTGAATCACGGGGACAAGGAAACCAAGGTCCAGGTGCTGCAGGTTTTTGAGTATCTGGCTGATCAGGAAGTAGAGCAGGTATTGCGAAGCTTTTTGACGAAACGGGATGAAGAGGATGACTTAAAGCGGTTGGCTCTCTATGTTTTGAACCAGATCGGAGCAAAAGAGCCTTACCAGGTGGTCCTCAATGGGAAGGAGACAGAGATTCAGCACTTTGAACTGTCTCAGGAGTGGTCTGATTGGATGGAAACCTGGGAGCAGGTTTTGGAATGCTGTCTGGCCGGAATGCGCGGCAGCTATGATATTATCCATATGAATGATGCCCAGATCATCTGGACGGAATTTCTGCGGCACAATCAATCCCGCCTTCCTGAAATACGAAAGGTACAAGGGTGGGCGGCGGCTTTGGAATATGTGGTGGCCAAACTGCACGGAATTTCCCTGACTCAAGAAAGCGTTGCAAAAAAGCATGAGGTATCCTCTTCTACAGTGAGACGCCATGTTCGTCTGTTGGAACAGGCTTACCAGGCTAAGCGGGATCCTGCTGCCTTTTCCTGGCGTACCAAGTAA
- a CDS encoding thioredoxin family protein: MEKLDSTSYHNFVAEGNKVVEFIAEWCIDCKRLSFSVPAWEETYSNFQFGSVDVDLDRKLAEDQDIKGVPTFLVYKDGREVGRLLSREAKNEENVQVFLHKHLD; this comes from the coding sequence ATGGAAAAACTAGACTCAACCTCTTACCACAACTTTGTAGCAGAAGGGAATAAAGTTGTGGAATTTATCGCCGAGTGGTGCATCGATTGCAAAAGGCTGTCCTTTTCCGTTCCGGCTTGGGAAGAAACGTATTCAAACTTTCAGTTTGGCTCGGTGGATGTGGACCTGGACCGAAAGCTGGCTGAAGATCAGGATATTAAAGGGGTTCCCACTTTTTTGGTGTATAAAGATGGCCGGGAAGTAGGGAGGCTGCTCAGCCGGGAGGCGAAAAACGAGGAGAATGTCCAGGTGTTTTTGCATAAACACTTGGATTAA
- a CDS encoding CBS domain-containing protein — protein sequence MKETLSGLFSQEISKLVVPKEQVVTVYPDWSLERALQVLTRRGYTSVPVIDGEERVEGVISKTHILDLMLTSLDSQFTKLSQYQVREAMDQNHSGILANSVFSFAFDVLINRPYIPIIDMENRFAGILTRKVLMEKVTEHYQQEFLENMNTQSDHSDMSDS from the coding sequence ATGAAAGAAACATTGTCCGGCCTTTTTTCGCAAGAGATTTCCAAGTTGGTTGTCCCGAAAGAACAAGTCGTAACGGTGTATCCGGATTGGTCTTTGGAACGGGCTCTTCAAGTACTGACCCGGCGTGGATATACTTCTGTACCGGTCATAGACGGAGAAGAAAGGGTGGAAGGTGTCATCAGTAAAACACATATATTGGACTTGATGCTGACTTCCCTGGATTCCCAATTTACGAAACTCTCCCAATATCAAGTGCGGGAGGCAATGGATCAAAATCATTCCGGTATTCTGGCCAATTCTGTCTTTTCCTTTGCATTTGATGTGTTGATCAATCGACCGTATATTCCCATCATTGATATGGAAAACCGGTTTGCAGGGATTTTGACACGTAAGGTTTTGATGGAGAAGGTGACGGAACATTATCAACAAGAGTTTCTCGAAAACATGAACACTCAATCGGATCATTCCGATATGTCGGATTCGTAA
- a CDS encoding 8-oxo-dGTP diphosphatase — MLRVANCILTNQNRVLLLKKPRRGWWVAPGGKVESSETVLEAVSREYREETGLVLENPVLSGIFTMCVKRNDVLEKEWMMFTFRAEQFQGEQLERSEEGELCWQPIQSIPQLPTSDMDREIFRQLFSGKSLLIGKLVYTPEEKLLYHTF; from the coding sequence ATGTTGCGTGTCGCCAACTGCATTTTAACCAATCAAAACCGGGTATTGTTATTGAAAAAACCTCGTCGTGGCTGGTGGGTTGCACCAGGTGGGAAGGTGGAATCCTCGGAAACGGTATTGGAAGCCGTATCCCGGGAATACCGGGAGGAGACGGGTCTTGTTTTGGAAAATCCGGTTTTAAGTGGTATCTTTACGATGTGTGTTAAAAGAAATGACGTTCTGGAGAAAGAATGGATGATGTTTACGTTTCGGGCGGAGCAGTTTCAAGGTGAGCAACTGGAACGTTCGGAAGAAGGAGAGCTCTGTTGGCAACCGATTCAAAGCATTCCTCAATTGCCTACATCGGATATGGATCGGGAAATATTTAGGCAATTGTTTTCCGGAAAGAGTCTGCTAATCGGGAAACTGGTCTATACCCCGGAAGAAAAGTTACTTTATCATACATTTTAA
- a CDS encoding ROK family protein, with amino-acid sequence MGHWFIGIDLGGTSMKLGMVDEQGQLIGKTEEPTSRFVSPEVGLDRMVGSVKLMVDQTGISWDNILGLGIGLPGFLDIPRGRIVKLTNIPWENVPIQRYLEDRLQVPVSIDNDANAAALGEAWSGAGVGIRDMICITLGTGVGGGIIANGGLIHGVSGMAGEVGHIQVEKDGDLCSCGQRGCVETLSSATGMLRLVREAVNMGKQTRLQKSVEQGSLQVQEIFEEAKRGDPVAKGVIGTAIDGLGRLMAILSVVNNPEAFIIGGGISKAGPFLFEPLQRSYGLYALSQASAGVRIIPAQLGNDAGIIGAAGLQAKQAKVL; translated from the coding sequence ATGGGACATTGGTTTATCGGCATTGATCTTGGCGGGACGAGTATGAAGCTGGGGATGGTGGATGAACAAGGACAACTGATCGGTAAAACAGAAGAACCCACATCCCGTTTCGTGTCGCCGGAAGTCGGCTTGGACCGCATGGTTGGATCGGTTAAACTGATGGTAGATCAGACAGGTATATCCTGGGATAATATCCTTGGATTGGGGATTGGGTTACCGGGATTTTTAGATATTCCCAGGGGTCGGATTGTCAAATTGACCAACATCCCCTGGGAGAATGTGCCGATTCAGCGATACTTGGAAGATCGATTGCAAGTTCCGGTTTCCATCGACAACGATGCCAATGCAGCTGCTTTGGGAGAAGCCTGGAGCGGTGCAGGTGTGGGAATCCGGGACATGATTTGCATCACCTTGGGTACCGGAGTTGGAGGAGGGATTATTGCCAACGGTGGGCTGATTCATGGTGTATCGGGGATGGCCGGGGAAGTGGGTCATATCCAGGTGGAGAAAGACGGGGACCTTTGCAGTTGTGGCCAAAGAGGGTGTGTGGAAACCTTATCCTCTGCCACAGGAATGTTGCGGTTGGTTCGGGAAGCGGTAAATATGGGGAAACAAACACGGTTGCAGAAATCAGTGGAGCAGGGTTCCCTCCAGGTACAAGAGATTTTCGAGGAAGCAAAGAGAGGAGATCCGGTTGCCAAAGGAGTGATTGGGACAGCAATCGATGGCTTGGGCCGGTTGATGGCGATCCTTTCAGTGGTTAATAATCCTGAGGCTTTTATTATAGGCGGGGGGATATCCAAAGCCGGACCTTTCCTCTTTGAACCCCTTCAGCGCTCTTATGGCCTGTATGCGTTATCCCAGGCTTCTGCCGGTGTTCGGATCATTCCCGCTCAGCTGGGAAATGACGCAGGAATAATTGGTGCGGCAGGTTTACAAGCAAAACAGGCAAAAGTTCTGTAA
- the rapZ gene encoding RNase adapter RapZ, whose amino-acid sequence MKAQEGKGINLVVITGMSGAGKSVAMQSLEDLGFFCIDNLPPVLLSKLAELLEQSGGKLRRAALVIDLRGRDFFSSLFESLDQLEKHHGIDYQILFLDASDQALVRRYKETRRRHPLSPKGTPLDGIRLERTLLEEIKGRAHQIIDTSHMKPSQLKEKIVARFNQSNRNPLSVTFLSFGFKYGVPIDADLIFDVRFLPNPHYVDSLKPRTGKEKDVYEYVMKWQETKQFLEKLVDMLTFLLPHYKREGKSSLVVGIGCTGGKHRSVAISDYLNQVFQEKEGTRAAHRDIEKNG is encoded by the coding sequence ATGAAAGCGCAAGAGGGAAAAGGGATTAATCTGGTCGTGATCACCGGGATGTCCGGTGCGGGGAAAAGCGTTGCGATGCAGAGCTTGGAGGACCTTGGATTTTTCTGTATTGATAATCTCCCGCCTGTGCTCCTGTCCAAACTGGCGGAACTGCTGGAACAGTCCGGCGGCAAGTTGCGTCGGGCTGCCTTGGTAATTGATTTGAGAGGCAGGGATTTTTTTTCTTCCCTGTTCGAATCCCTGGATCAACTGGAGAAGCATCATGGAATCGATTACCAGATTCTGTTTCTGGATGCCAGTGATCAAGCGCTGGTCCGCCGGTATAAAGAAACCCGCCGACGCCATCCCTTGTCACCAAAGGGTACGCCTTTGGACGGAATTCGCCTGGAGCGTACTCTGCTGGAGGAAATCAAGGGAAGGGCTCACCAAATTATTGATACCAGTCATATGAAACCGTCACAGTTGAAGGAGAAGATCGTTGCCCGGTTTAACCAGTCGAACCGGAACCCCCTTTCGGTCACCTTTTTATCCTTTGGTTTTAAATACGGTGTTCCGATTGATGCGGACTTGATCTTTGATGTCCGCTTTCTGCCTAATCCTCACTATGTGGATTCCTTAAAGCCCCGTACCGGGAAAGAAAAAGATGTTTACGAGTATGTGATGAAATGGCAGGAGACCAAACAGTTCCTTGAAAAGCTGGTGGATATGCTCACCTTTTTACTTCCCCATTACAAGAGGGAAGGAAAGTCGAGTTTGGTTGTGGGTATCGGTTGTACAGGGGGAAAGCACCGATCTGTTGCCATTTCCGATTATTTAAACCAGGTCTTTCAGGAAAAAGAGGGGACCCGGGCGGCACACCGGGATATTGAAAAGAACGGCTGA